The Arachis hypogaea cultivar Tifrunner chromosome 16, arahy.Tifrunner.gnm2.J5K5, whole genome shotgun sequence genome contains a region encoding:
- the LOC114925451 gene encoding uncharacterized protein isoform X1, translating into MAAVCFYAKEMCKRNKEVRKKQTFPHPGGSKPISRKRHEIFLEIGRKISRGEMYIETHKKKDGSFVTDEARDIAEQIEVLMAQNEKDKSGPSTNDAIGKVFGEGAFW; encoded by the exons ATGGCAGCTGTGTGCTTCTATGCAAAG gAGATGTGTAAGAGAAATAAGGAAGTTCGCAAGAAGCAAACATTTCCCCATCCTGGTGGCTCGAAACCCATTTCAAGGAAAAGACATGAAATA TTTTTAGAAATTGGACGAAAAATTAGCCGTGGAGAAATGTACATAGAAACTCATAAGAAGAAAGATGGATCGTTTGTGACTGATGAAGCAAGGGATATAGCG GAACAAATTGAAGTACTTATGGCTCAAAATGAGAAAGATAAATCTGGACCATCCACAAATGATGCTATTGGCAAAGTGTTTGGGGAAGGAGCATTCTGGTAG
- the LOC114925451 gene encoding uncharacterized protein isoform X2, whose amino-acid sequence MEMCKRNKEVRKKQTFPHPGGSKPISRKRHEIFLEIGRKISRGEMYIETHKKKDGSFVTDEARDIAEQIEVLMAQNEKDKSGPSTNDAIGKVFGEGAFW is encoded by the exons ATG gAGATGTGTAAGAGAAATAAGGAAGTTCGCAAGAAGCAAACATTTCCCCATCCTGGTGGCTCGAAACCCATTTCAAGGAAAAGACATGAAATA TTTTTAGAAATTGGACGAAAAATTAGCCGTGGAGAAATGTACATAGAAACTCATAAGAAGAAAGATGGATCGTTTGTGACTGATGAAGCAAGGGATATAGCG GAACAAATTGAAGTACTTATGGCTCAAAATGAGAAAGATAAATCTGGACCATCCACAAATGATGCTATTGGCAAAGTGTTTGGGGAAGGAGCATTCTGGTAG